CCCACCGGCTACAGTATTTTATTACTCTTTATGTGAAGTTAAACTGTTCCTGTACCCTGAGCTGGAAATGGACAGGGTTAACGATTGTAGATTATGTAGCTCAGATGTTCCCAGAACCTGGTTCTGCGACCTGTGCTGGGCCTCGGAAAATTTTCTACGGGTCCATAAGTAAACAATATGATTCAACCAAAAAAACCTAAGTAATAATTAGATAACTTCACAGGCTATTACAGACTATTTTTGCTGTAAGTGCTTGGTGCAGTGCATGCTGCATTTTTCTCATCACTCCTTGTCATGCTCTCAGCAATTTTAAAATACGTGAGTATGTGAGTTAACCACTCCGTCACCAAAACCATGATTCAACAAGAAATCTGTGTGAGGACAAAAAggtctaaatgtttttttaaattgaattagtaaccacaataaaacacagaccAAATGAATTTAagtttcaatttcagtttagttttgtttttatgctctCCCGCTTTCTATCATTTTATAATTCGTATGAAGAGGTATTTGCATGTTGGGAGGAATGATCATGCCTGAACcaaaatgtgcatgttttgaACATGCAAGTGAACCTGCAAACAAACTAAtgggacccccccccccatccaaCTTTATCTTCCAGTGTGCATATTGGAATATAAAGTAGACAGGTAGTTTAGCTGATATATTGATAgctatatagatagatagatatatacacTTTACCATTCATGTGCTTGATGCAAATCCCACAGACCTGTACAtctatgacattttaaaatagtttcttGTCACATTTATGTATTGCAACTTTTGCTAGACTACAAAAAAGACAGAACGTCCCCAAATCAAACTCTGTTTCTCCTTGAATTTACTACCAGAATACTGTCGGGGTGTGTTTCAGTCTATTTCCACCCCTGCCTATGTTGCAGGACTTTAAACAATCTTAATCTCAGTTTTACAGCCTGTCATTCCAGATTTTACACTTTATACACTTACAGAGCAGGTATTAGGAAAGAGGGCAAAGTGTGGGTATtagcaaacatgcaaataaatctATTGAGCACAGAATAGATAGAATAGATTTTTGGGGGGGATCTAAATGTCCCATCTTACACACATATTTGTAATGCAATGCAGAGCTGCAGCATTCCTCATGACAGGCCAGTGTCTCTGGTatgtgtttcaggtgtttcaTGAGTGGAAAATGTTAACCATTGGACTCACCACACCCATGAGGCAAACACTCTCCTTCCCTGAGAGCTGCTATTATGTGTTCCCATGatcacatttgcacacacaaatgcacacaaagttCGTGCCACAACATGTGAGCATAACAACACTGATACAGAAAGTAATAGTAGGTTAAATAGTTAAAAGTAGGTTAAATGCTGCCATTTTAAGATCAGGTAGTTACAGtaaagcaggcagacagagaaaccAGTGCTGTGCTCAGGAGAGGGAGGGCCGGGCTGATGAATAACTGTGTTGGCATTACATTTTCCTGTTTCACAGGTATAGCCCTATAATTCATACTCATTCATACAGCAGGGGAGTCAGCTGCTCTGCCATCACTGAGGACAGAAGTGTGACTGACCAGCTTCCCCTGAGAGAAGTAGATGTAAGTATGAGAAATATGCTAGTAAGAGCTAAAAATATGATCTGTCATGTTGAATTAAAGTGAAGTTAATCAATTTAACTTCAAATAACTTGAACATGGATTGCAAAGGGGGAACAGCCCTATTTTAGTAAGCTGCCAGTACGGGTTACCAGTTATctgacaaatatgcaaatatatgtTGACATAGACTGATGGAAATATACTCGGTTGTAATGTATGCTGTTTTTGAAATATAACTTAACATTCAGTGTGATCTAAAGGGTTTTAAAATTGCTATTTTCTTTATGTCATAACCAACTTAAAGTTTGTGCTGGAGAACTTAACATGGTTAAGTTGATATGACTGTATAAACCATATTTCCTGGTTATTGTAGGATTGAATGATAAGATGAGCTGCTGGTAGTGTCTTCGTATGGTCAGGGCAGGTTTGACAAATCAGACCTGTGTAAGGCCTTAAGCCTGCATGTTCTTAAGGgaataattatattaaaaaaattataattcatacatttttcaagcattaagaaaatgagatataacatgctaatcagtgagttttagaggtgctggtaggtggatttagttacttttggacagagctgtTTCCCACTGCTCCCAgaatttatgctaagctaagctaaccagctgctggctttagcttcatattgagCGGACAAATatgagtggtattaatcttctcatctaactctctgcaagaaagcaaataagcctatttcccaaaatgtcaaactctgcCATTTCCATAGTCACTTTTCTGTAGCTGAGCCTGACCTCTGTGTTCAGTAAGCTAGTGTATGTTTTCAGTTGCACCAGCTCTTCATACGTTCAAACTTTGCCTAGTTGTAGTAGTTTATTGTTTACTAAATGGAGATTTACACATAACTATTTATGTTAGAATGCAAATATATGACCTGTTTAGattgaagagaaaaagaggttCTAGGAAAGATGGTAGACATATCTGACCTGACACACACAATGCtgtttaaatatgtaaacttggaagattttaaattacatttcacaaaataacacaatatacatgaaataacaaaatatgatgcaaaTAATATAGGACTAAATAGTGATGGTTATGTTAGCAAACTTATATTTCCCTCTCATTCTAAACTAACTCATTCTAAATAAATATTACCAACTCTGAAATGCATACATCTCCatgtatgaatgaaacaaaGTAATGCATTTACAAAGGATCTGCAGTTAAGTTTAATACATTGCTAGTCATTTTTGGGAGTTATGTTACAGCTTGCTACAGTAAACTGctgtttacataaaaaaaggttttactaCATATAAGGCTTTACTTACTACaacatttcttaagttttatTCGTGTAACCTGTCATTTAGTAGTCACTAGCTAGTAGTAACTATAGAAGGACTTTGCACACAAACTTTATTGCCTCGCAAGAGGATTTATTTTCTAACaagcaataataatgatcataTTAAACTAAATggagttttttccccccattggTGATAGGGTGTTGGTGTACTGGTGTAATTATGTGGATATTTTCTGTTGGAAGTGTGGGTGTGACTGGTGTGTATATTTAGCCAAGAAAACAATGACTAACACACCAAGCACACCAAACAGTGCAGGGTGTGTAAGTCCTGAATTTCATGACATGCATAGTTATACATTTACAGCTTTAGATAATAAATACACACTTTGAAAGTAGTCAACTGTGTTTTTACTCTGAGACCAGGCATATGTGGTCAAATGtgattctttttgttttcactggtaaatatcacttttagtttttagaCAATTAACATGTTCAATTCATTATGGAAGTTCAGTACACTTTCTACCTGTGACTGTActtgtgtttgttctgtggATATAAATCTTTGCATACACTTCCTCTGTCAAAGAACGTCCTCAGCAACTGATCAACTaacttccttttttaaattttttttttatgttctgcAGACAATGGCCTCCTCAGGTAACATGTTACCAGAAAAACAGTTCCAGTGCACCATCTGTCAGCAAGTGTTCACTGACCCGGTCACCACTCCCTGCGGACACAACTTCTGCCAGGCCTGCATCCAGAATGTGTGGGGCAGCAGTGAGGTCTGCCAGTGCCCCACCTGTAACAAATCATTCTCCCCCCGGCCTGAAATAAGCATCAACACAGCCTTTAAAGAACTAGCCGACACATTTAGGAAGATTATAGTCTGTTCGTCAGCTTCATCGCTGTCCGCTGCCAAGCCAGGTGAGGTGGTGTGTGATGTCTGCGCTGTGACGTCCCTGCAGGTGAAGGCCCTTaagtcctgcctggtgtgtctgACCTCGTACTGTGAAGCCCACCTGGAGCCTCACCAGAGAGTCGCCACCTTGATGCTCCACAAGCTGATCGAGCCGGTGAAGAACCTGCAAGACAGGATGTGTAAGAAGCACGAGAGGCTGCTGGAGATGTTCTGCAGGGACGAACAGAAGTGTGTGTGCCAGTTCTGCACCGAGACTGAACACAAAGATCACCAGGCGGTTACAATAGAGGACGAGAGTGGGGAGAGGAAGGTACATATATATGCTCTGAATTATAAGGGTTTAGGCAATATGGGTTTctgaagaccaaaaccaatacTGATATCGATTGCCATGGTGCGAGCCTTCATAATAATATTCTCATGGGAATTAACACATTGAACATGGTCCCTCTGCACGTCTTGATGCAAAAGTCTGTCACACAATCCAAAGATTACAACTATAAAAATTTCATTAAACAGCTAAGACAAAAAACTATACCATTGCACCATCACAGGACACTAAAAAGTCTGAGCAGTTTTACATCCATCAGCCATTCAAAAGACTATATTATTTCAATATACAATTAGGTCACATAGAGTATAAAAGTTGAAGCttaacaaacacaacatcacCAGGGTTCATGAGAAATAAAGTGCCATCTTTATTCATGGACTTCTCTGTTGTAGTTTTGATATTTATAGCAGTTTTGTGGTTGTTTATTAAAGATCCTGGGCTGTATAAAAGCAAAGGTTGCGGGGATAAACTCAGCAAACACAATACTAAGGCGGCCGAGAGAGCTTGATACCAAACCGGCTGAAGCAACGATCTGGCTAAGAGTGGATGAATGACCAGGGTTGAAGTACTGCTAGGCTGATGAGCTGATGGATGACAGGTGTGTAAGTAATCAGGCCGGTGTGCAGGTGATCAGGTGATCAACGTcattgtcagctgacaaaacaaacaacagtgtCTAAAGGGTAAAAGCAATGATATGGTAGCTTTCCGAGTTGACAAATAATTACCAGCATGGACAGTAAGGTTCACAATTTTATGTAAACCTGAAAGATATTAATCAGTTCTCGTTTTATCAAGCTCTCTTGTCCTGTTTATGTTTGCAAGGGCCATGTGGTCTCGGTAGGCGTACGCAGCTACTGCCACTTGAATTGAACGGAGCATCCGGAGTATGCGCCGGCTGAGACACCCTTTAAATGGTGTGCATACTCTGCCTACTTGGCGCACCACAGGCGCATGCCGGCGTGGTAATGGGGCGGACCCAGTGAGAGGAGCGCCAcgcccacaacacacacaaataaacacagagagacagacacagagagacacacacaaacaaagacaggtgACACCAGctaagggaaaaaaacattggaaACAGCAGGAAAGAATGTTGTTAAGGCACTAACCATAACAGACATTGTATTACATACAAACCTCTTGCTCTCTAGGATTAGGCCCTTATTTTTGGCTAGTGACCAAGCATATGTATTTAATAGCAGAGAACTGATTCACTGTAGATTCAATCACtaaatgtacataaaaataGCACCCAAATGAACAATGATaccaagagaaagagagacaagaaaatatttcaatttCTGTTCTGCTTGTTTAGGTCCAAATGAAGAAGACTGAGGCAGATTTTCAGAAGATGATCCAGGAACGACAGAGGAAAGTGGACGAGATCAAAAGCTGTCTGAAGCTCAGCACGGTGAGTCCTAATGGAAATCTTCACTGTTAGAAGCATCTGGATTGTTGGTCATCTGTCTTATCTGAATTCAGCTGGTGACTATCATCAAGCATAATGTTCAGGTTAAATGCCTGCTGCCTCAATTATTTTGCAAGTGAGAGTCACAGTGAGATGTTTAGAAAATGACTCATGTCTGCTGTTAATGTCACTTAAAACTACCTCTCTGAAGTAAAAACcattaaaatggaaacactcagaTTCACCAGGTCCAAATCACTCCATTGTGAATGTTTTTGAACAAATCTGCGAGCATCAATCAAATATTTCTTTACTAGCCAAATATAGTGATGCAACAACATGGCAAGATATTTCCAGTTTAGCCACAACAGAGTATGATAACAGATGATGTCTTagtaatttaaaacataaatgcaaCACTAAACATCTGATTGACAGTCTCTCAAAATCAAACAGCAAGGGCATCTAAACTTACCACTCTTTGCTTATATATTTAGTTACAATAAACAGGAATACATCCCTTATAAAAGATGCAGGGACACCGATTTCTTCAATAGCTGCAGCTTTAGTAAACCAGAATGCAAGTCAGCTACACAAATGTTCAGTACTGAAGTGgtacttaatttttttctgaattagAAAATATTCTTGCATTTTGCTGTGCACCAATGCAGCCCCCAGTGCTGATTTAACCCAGGGCTGTTTTCTGTCTCAATCCCCACTTACTAATTGAAAACAGTGCTGCTCTCTCTAGCTCTACAACTTTTCTGTAGTGGTTGTGAAAGGTATTTTGGGACATGTAGGTATCCCAAACAGATACAGAGAACAGAAATACACAAGGTAGGTAAAGGAACTAGTTTGAGGgtatatttttttccattttacatattcatgttcacattttttatcCCCATCCAGATGAGTGCGGAGAAGGAGATGAAGGAGAGTGACCGTCTCTTTACATCTCTGATTCGCTCCGTCGAGGAGAGACAAACTGAAGTCCAAACAGAGATCAAGGAGAAGCAGAAAGcaacagagaggaggacagaggagctcATCAACGAGTTGCAACAGGAAATCACTGAACTGCAGAGGAGAAACACTGagctggaggagctgaggaACACTGAGGACCACCTGCACCTCTTACAGGTTACAATCAACCTTAAACTGTGGTAAATACAGGGTTTTTAACTTAGGGCAGTTAGGTAAGGCGTTAAAAGTAGGTTAAAGGAAAGAAATAGTACCTCTTTTGGTAACActttcagggtttttttcatCATGATAAAGATAACATTTCTGGAGGaaacaaaactgaatatttgtaGTTTTCTGTTAAAGATGATACCTTTTGGCAGAAAGTATGTCTTTTTGGCCTTTTTATGTACACATTGGCACAATATAGTACAATATTGGCAGTGGTTTTAAGAATCTTATATCAGTCAAACTCTACAGGTCAAAGTAGGTCAACACCCCTGATAGCTAAATCAATGCACTACTCAAATTGATACAGTAATATTCAAATTTCTTCACTGCCTTTCCCTCTGGTAGAGGTTGCCCTCTCTTACGACACCTCCACCCACCAGAGAGTGGATGGAGATCAGCGTCCACCGTGAACTCGGTGTGGGTATGGTGAGGAGAGCGCTGTCTAAACTGGACGACACCCTGAAGAATGAACTGGACAGTCTGAAGAAGGAAGGTAAAGTGAATTGAAAAGTCCTGTCTGGGCAGAGCATGGCATAAATTACAAGTGCTACCATTTTGTACTGCAATAATCTTATAATCATCAAATATTACACAAATCACAGTCAAACTTGATCCTAACCTATGATGCCTTTTAATTCAGCCTTCTAAGTTTTGTTTCATGCTTTTATCTTTCTGACAGAGATGAAGAAGATGCAGAAATATGCAGGTAATACCTCACTCAACACAATTATGTAGTTTCGATGTGTATGTCAAATGCATTTAGGTATGTTAGATTGCTATATAGTTAAAATAATATGGTAGGATTTGAAACGTATTTTGGTGCCCACTCGTGGTTGTATCATACAAAATACTGACCCAAGGACACTGATATAATTGGGCTGAAAGAAACATAGAGACTGCACCAGTTTTCACCAGGATTGTCCCATTTTTCTGCAAATAAAACGTGCAAGAAAACGCGATAAAGTGCCCTCTAGGGTGttcttccagtggagaaaatgtGATGGAGTGAACTAATGGGTGCccttaaaatggagaaaacatgATGCAGTGCCATATAGGCTGCCCTACATGCTTGAAAAGGGTTTGGAACTGTTTCACCATAAATGCATCACAACTTTCTGCGCGATGGTGCCCCACCGCATGCAGATGGtgccctttttatttattttttgcccctgcccctcagacagcctgagtccGTCACTGTGTACAAGCATGGATACAAGTGGCATATATGTCTGGCTTATGACTCATAGAAATtaagtagttgtagtagtagtggcAATAATAGTAGTATAGTTGTACATATTCCTGTTGGTAATTGTTCCCAAACTGAAAAATAAGATTATCTCTGAGTGATGTGAAATTACAGATGCTCAGTGTCTATTTTAGGACTGGAAGTCAGTTCTTCTTGGCTGCTCATCAGACCCAGAAATGAAAATCACATCAGTGAAATAATACAGTATTACAACACCAAAAGTATATTTCCAGTGACCATAGCAACTGCTTAAGAACTGTAGTGAACTAAAGAGAAATTGTATATCGGGAGTCAAGCCAGCAGGAATGTGGCCAGTTTGCCACAAGAATCTCTTCCAATTCCAGTTTATTTATGATTAAAATCTGTACTATTTTTGTAGGAAGGCTGATCAATCCGAATTAGAGTGACTGGACCAGGGATCTGTACAGAAGTATCAAGAAACAAGCATTGGCAATAGAAGTGGTGGTATTGGTGTTGtagattttgtatttatttaacttcTCTTCATTTTATCTCCTCAGTTGACGTGGTTTTAGACCCAGACACCGCCCATCCAAACATCATCCTGTCAGCTGATGGAAAGCAGGCAGGCCGAGGCGAGCTGCTGCACATCGTGCCTGACAACCCCCAACGCTTCGACCCCGTTATCTGTGTTCTGGGCAAGAGAGGCTTCCTGTCTGGGAGGTTCTACTTCCAGGTTACTGTCTTGTTTGATGATGGATTAATTTATTATAAATCACAGTGGCCACGAGATAAAGCTGCAACAGCACTGaagtttgaaaaacaaaaatagtgtTCTGAATCAAGTTATTACTTTAAAGTGTtcatgttcaaatttccatgtTAAATTTTTCATATTCTCTTGCATCATCAATCAGATTGCAGTGGGGACAAAGACCTTCTGGGACCTGGGCGTGGTCAAAGAGTCTGTCAACAGGAAGGGGATGATCACCTCCAAGCCGGAGAATGGCTATTGGACAGTGCGGCTGAGGAGTAGCGACGAGTATCGCGCTTTGGACTCCCCTTCGGTCCTTCTTTCCCTCAAGGAGAAGCCGCAGATTGTCGGAGTGTTTACGGATTATGAGGAGGGGACTGTGTCGTTCTTTAACGTGGAGGCCGGGTCTCACATCTACACCTTCACTGGGTGTTTGTTCACGGAGAGGATCTTCCCCTTCTTCAGCCCGGGTGTTTGTGATGAAGGGAAGAATACTGCGCCATTGGTTATCACAGCTGTTAATCATGAGACTTGAGGATGAGCCTTTGACTGCGTTCTGAAACTGCAAGAAAGATTTTGACTTACAGAACTGATTCAGTAATTAAAAGTAAAGTCTTGTTTTTTCGGaatctgtgtttttactgtacatacGCCAGCAGTTCTCAAAGATTGTTGCATCCCACACCCTCAATACAAGGCATCACAGCCTTGAACCTTTTAGCCCTAATAGGATCAGTTTTACAGTTGCTGATGATTTTGTATTGAACTGTAGAAGTGCAACTACATGGTGGGAATGatgcatatttactattttcCAGtttccaagttttttttttttttgcactgcaTGCAAAAAGATGCATTCAGAGCAACAAAGACTTGCCTGCTTTATCAGCTGATCCATTACGGACAGCCatttctcattcccagggcgtcaaatatcGACGTTTTGTCACAGCCATCGGCGTTGTATATAGACACACAAGGTATCCTTTAGCGTTTGTATGGGaagcacagggctgccagaaagccttaagtcaggtgacgtagtataatgAGCGACATAAAGAGCAAGAAAGTCTGGCtgtggggtggatggatgggtgaaACAACACacgactttcacccaggagaccagggTTCATGACCCACGTAAAGCCAAAAGTTACCATTGagttattaaaagttttaagttacgttacatTAGAAGTCACGTTGTGATGTGACTTATGTTAAATGACATCCcactacctaaccaagtagtttctgaaggcatCTCCTACAGACACCAAAGGGTaccatgtgtgtctgcatacaACGttgaggggcgtgacaaaatgtTGGTATATGACGCCCTGGCAATGAGAACGGGTTGTTACGGTTCAGTAACCAACCCTGATCCGTGGTAGTAAAGACACAGCTATGGATCAGGGTTCAGTAATGAGTGAGTccacattaaatatgaagtacAGCTCACACCAGGACAacatcacacactcacagacaaaaTCTTAAAACCTGATAAAAACACAGCCAACCACAATCAGAACACTAAAACACCAGCAGCTGCTTAAATAATCAAAACTTCCAATAGAAAGTAGACCTATAGTGATAATAGTAATAGACAGAggaaaattttaattaattaaaagtaagtattttaaacaatatgtattttcttttcaagttAGTATTGCCTCTTTAACTACACTCAATATCGTGATATGTGCCCTGTTTAATTTGAATGTTAATCAGggttatttatattattatgcaTTGGATTGAtctcaaatgaaacaaaaactatcacaattacaaataaaatcaaaactatttGCATTACTAGtgagcaaatatgtttttttggtgTGATTTAAGGAAACCTTTGGGCCCCAATCCCACCTCATGTCAGTAAGTACACCATAATGCCAAATGCAAAACTTCAATGAATCATCAAACCTGTGCAAAATTATACCTGACAAGTTTATAGTTGTGTTGTGCTATAGACTACAGGGTTAGGACAGCACTGTACCATGTATTAGCAATGCAGACTTTTTACTGAATTTAGACATTCATAAGCATTCAGGGGGTGCTGATTTACTTTATGCTGAGCTGATTACTGCTTTAACCTTAATGGTTAGTTGAGGTTATCAGTCTATCAAAAACATTGTTAGAATAATGCCTTGACTAGTATGTTTCAATCAGTGTTTCTATGGtgatttgctttttaaataaaggattaCTTGTTTTACTCTTGACTCAGAACCTTTTCTGTTTTGCAAAACCTTTGCATCAGTCTCGACAGAGCTTCCATGTTTCCATGTGCTTTGCATTCTTAGAGGACATATTCCAAACCATGCAAGGAGGATATAGAGGGAAGCTTTCAGTGAGACACTTTAATAAACAATGCAAACTGTGCTGTCAAGTAAATTTCAACAATCAACAATATACGtctaaataattaattgacCATAAGAAAAATTATTGGTGTGTGAGGCTTGAAATTCGCTTGTtcagttgtttgtttgctgctgtgttgTGGGGAAGCTTTGGTAGGGAATCCGCCATAGGACCTGTGCATGATGGAGCCtatggagaggagaaaggagaggacaaAAGGAGAGGGTTAGGTGTGTATTCATAGGAATGCCAGAAGTGGCAAGGTTGAGGTGTTGTCCTGCTTCTGAAACTCTGCTAGATAGCTCCAAatcaatctgtacagcatacgacaccccgtattcttagaccctcaattcaaaactcccccccaaaaaccctttaacagaggggaaaaaatggaagaaacctcaggaagagcaacagaggagggatccctctaccaggacggacagacatgcaacattagctttcatttgtCGTCATGTTTCCGGCCACCTAACagatgtaagtccaatattcactctcctttagctctgttttggtctctcacaactcctgagaaaaatatgtgGCAtcattagctgctaaatgctccactggccagttagctagttgctaactttgtctgctgtttggtgctgggcaggtagcatacagtgtgtttttagaGCGTTTTCTCTGAGAACAGCTGCTTGCTGAGGCTGAAAACAGCTTGCTAAAAGTGGTGAGATTGAACCAAAATGTCAATTTGCAGGCttgaaaccaaaataatgaggtGAAAG
This sequence is a window from Siniperca chuatsi isolate FFG_IHB_CAS linkage group LG22, ASM2008510v1, whole genome shotgun sequence. Protein-coding genes within it:
- the LOC122870561 gene encoding zinc finger protein RFP-like, producing MASSGNMLPEKQFQCTICQQVFTDPVTTPCGHNFCQACIQNVWGSSEVCQCPTCNKSFSPRPEISINTAFKELADTFRKIIVCSSASSLSAAKPGEVVCDVCAVTSLQVKALKSCLVCLTSYCEAHLEPHQRVATLMLHKLIEPVKNLQDRMCKKHERLLEMFCRDEQKCVCQFCTETEHKDHQAVTIEDESGERKVQMKKTEADFQKMIQERQRKVDEIKSCLKLSTMSAEKEMKESDRLFTSLIRSVEERQTEVQTEIKEKQKATERRTEELINELQQEITELQRRNTELEELRNTEDHLHLLQRLPSLTTPPPTREWMEISVHRELGVGMVRRALSKLDDTLKNELDSLKKEEMKKMQKYAVDVVLDPDTAHPNIILSADGKQAGRGELLHIVPDNPQRFDPVICVLGKRGFLSGRFYFQIAVGTKTFWDLGVVKESVNRKGMITSKPENGYWTVRLRSSDEYRALDSPSVLLSLKEKPQIVGVFTDYEEGTVSFFNVEAGSHIYTFTGCLFTERIFPFFSPGVCDEGKNTAPLVITAVNHET